In Trichocoleus desertorum NBK24, the following are encoded in one genomic region:
- a CDS encoding AAA family ATPase: MDDLLKEFEDLLDQGFEGLLEIVRTLEGRAEPEEFQAEVRRNTSKTDSAESGRTTTTERPNSTSAASSRTQARPTSPRPSSTTDEVIITPPPADSVATVSLSGVGGLSEVIRELRELVELPLKRPDLLTSLGLEPPKGVLLAGPPGTGKTLTARALAQELGVNYIAIVGPEVMGKYYGEAEARLRSIFMKAARSAPCIVFIDEIDSLAPDRAKVEGEVEKRVVAQLLSLMDGFAKSKGVIVLAATNRPDHLDPALRRPGRFDREVQFRVPNRVGRLEILQILTQTMPLERSVDLAAIADLSVGMVGADLKALCQKAAYTALRRHVPALDGPISANLTVSQADFLQAIKEIKPAVLRSVEVESPNVSWDAIGGLDSLKQTLQESVEGALLYPELYQRTKAKAPRGILLWGPPGTGKTMLAKAVASQARANFIAVNGPELLSKWVGASEQAVRELFTKARQAAPCVIFIDEIDTLAPARGSSGDSGVSDRVVGQLLTELDGLHECPNVLLIGATNRPEALDPALLRSGRLDLQLKVDLPDQASRLAILEVHNSDRPLAAVDLSHWAAQTEGWNGADLTLLSNQAALEAIRRYRKQGRTDPSSIQITAEDFTAAHQRLCEQRHV; encoded by the coding sequence ATGGATGACTTACTTAAAGAATTTGAAGACCTCTTAGATCAAGGATTTGAGGGTCTATTAGAGATTGTCAGGACGCTGGAAGGCAGAGCGGAACCGGAAGAGTTTCAGGCAGAAGTAAGGCGTAATACTTCCAAGACTGACAGTGCCGAGAGCGGTAGGACAACTACGACGGAGCGGCCCAACTCGACATCTGCGGCTAGCAGTCGCACCCAAGCTAGACCCACTTCCCCTCGTCCATCCTCAACCACTGATGAGGTGATTATCACGCCTCCTCCAGCGGATAGCGTCGCAACTGTTTCTCTGTCAGGCGTAGGTGGTCTGTCTGAGGTGATTCGAGAACTACGAGAATTAGTTGAACTGCCTCTAAAACGTCCTGATTTACTCACTTCTTTAGGGCTAGAACCACCTAAAGGAGTGCTACTAGCGGGGCCTCCGGGCACAGGTAAAACGCTGACAGCGCGGGCCTTAGCTCAGGAATTAGGAGTCAACTACATCGCCATTGTTGGCCCAGAGGTGATGGGCAAGTACTACGGCGAGGCTGAGGCACGGCTACGCAGCATTTTCATGAAAGCGGCTCGCTCAGCTCCTTGCATTGTCTTTATTGATGAGATTGACAGCCTCGCTCCCGATCGCGCCAAGGTAGAAGGAGAGGTAGAAAAGCGGGTAGTCGCCCAACTGTTGAGCTTGATGGATGGTTTCGCCAAAAGCAAAGGCGTGATTGTCCTCGCTGCCACCAACCGCCCCGATCATCTTGATCCTGCCTTACGCCGTCCCGGACGCTTTGACCGAGAAGTGCAGTTTCGCGTTCCTAATCGAGTAGGACGATTAGAGATTCTCCAGATCTTGACGCAGACTATGCCCCTAGAACGTTCTGTCGATTTGGCAGCGATCGCGGATCTCTCAGTTGGAATGGTGGGCGCAGACCTGAAAGCGCTATGCCAGAAAGCTGCTTATACTGCTTTGCGACGGCATGTTCCTGCTTTAGATGGCCCGATTTCTGCCAACTTAACCGTATCCCAAGCTGATTTTCTCCAAGCAATTAAGGAGATCAAGCCAGCAGTGTTGCGATCGGTAGAAGTAGAATCGCCCAACGTCTCCTGGGATGCGATCGGCGGATTAGATAGCTTGAAGCAGACTCTCCAAGAGTCAGTCGAGGGAGCATTGCTCTACCCTGAACTCTACCAACGCACCAAAGCCAAAGCGCCACGGGGTATCTTGCTTTGGGGGCCTCCAGGAACAGGCAAAACGATGCTTGCCAAGGCAGTCGCCTCTCAAGCTCGCGCTAACTTTATTGCAGTTAACGGCCCAGAACTGCTGAGCAAGTGGGTCGGTGCTTCCGAACAAGCAGTGCGAGAACTGTTTACTAAAGCCCGTCAAGCCGCTCCCTGTGTGATCTTTATTGATGAGATCGATACGCTAGCCCCAGCCAGGGGGAGTTCTGGAGATTCAGGCGTGAGCGATCGCGTCGTCGGCCAATTACTCACGGAACTAGACGGCCTGCACGAATGCCCCAACGTTCTACTAATCGGAGCCACCAATCGCCCAGAAGCCCTTGACCCTGCCCTATTGCGATCGGGCCGCTTAGACTTGCAACTGAAAGTTGATTTACCTGATCAAGCCAGCCGTCTCGCCATCTTGGAAGTTCACAACAGCGATCGCCCTCTAGCCGCAGTCGATCTATCTCACTGGGCAGCTCAAACCGAAGGCTGGAACGGTGCTGATTTAACCTTATTGAGCAACCAAGCCGCCTTAGAAGCCATCCGTCGTTACCGTAAACAAGGTCGCACAGACCCCAGTAGCATCCAAATTACAGCCGAGGATTTCACAGCCGCACATCAACGCCTCTGCGAACAACGGCACGTGTAG
- a CDS encoding RluA family pseudouridine synthase produces the protein MAVLQSLSDFISNDFTISDTIPSYWYEGCCPQSGAWLRLPRTFLAEAIAQGLMQQLAQDTTYSHEGKMYGVLLVELPSGEQRVLKAFSGLLNSQSQVEGWVPPIPGRDRVALIEAQIVAELDALKQEIITLQELPERQQYQQLCQEWEQRFQEISNRHRARKQQRQEKRQILSGRLAGEDLAIALQQLDEASRQDGIERRRLKQERDTELRSLQKIILAADLKIRELKQQRKALSHQLQTEMQQAYYLTNFAGQSLSLEQLVLGNSAPMGTGDCCAPKLLHYAATHGLKPLGMAEFWWGPTSAAGDKVQGQFYSACVERCQPLMGFLLSGVCSPRLQDFEQVPPRIGGLGGPSVEGLTTLYEDEWLIAIDKPAGLLSVPGRYRDRQDSVLSRLRYLLPDGAALLPVHRLDQETSGILVLARDPEMHRQLSQQFQARQVQKVYEVFVAGVVSTEQGVIELPLWGDPSDRPYQKVDWQQGKPSITRFRVMGREGDRTRVEFFPVTGRTHQLRVHAADLQGLGVPILGDRLYGCNADTNRLHLHARKLRFQHPQSGKTLHLKSDTPF, from the coding sequence ATGGCGGTTTTACAGAGTCTCTCTGATTTCATTAGCAACGACTTCACTATCAGCGATACCATTCCTAGCTACTGGTATGAAGGATGCTGTCCCCAAAGTGGTGCTTGGTTGAGATTGCCTCGTACTTTCTTGGCAGAAGCGATCGCTCAAGGTTTGATGCAACAGTTGGCCCAGGATACTACCTACTCCCATGAGGGCAAAATGTATGGGGTGTTGCTGGTAGAACTACCATCCGGAGAACAGCGAGTTCTGAAAGCTTTTTCCGGGCTACTGAACAGTCAAAGCCAAGTGGAAGGATGGGTGCCTCCGATCCCTGGACGCGATCGAGTGGCATTAATAGAAGCTCAGATCGTGGCAGAACTAGATGCTTTGAAACAGGAGATTATCACTCTTCAGGAATTACCAGAACGGCAACAGTACCAACAGTTATGTCAGGAGTGGGAGCAACGTTTCCAGGAAATCAGCAATCGCCATCGAGCACGCAAACAACAACGACAGGAGAAACGCCAGATCCTTTCAGGAAGATTGGCTGGAGAAGATTTGGCGATCGCGCTACAACAACTGGATGAAGCCAGTCGTCAGGATGGGATAGAACGGCGACGATTGAAACAAGAAAGAGATACTGAGTTGCGATCGCTGCAAAAGATAATATTAGCAGCAGATCTCAAGATAAGAGAACTCAAACAACAGCGCAAGGCTTTATCTCACCAGCTACAAACCGAGATGCAGCAGGCTTATTATCTAACCAATTTTGCGGGGCAGTCTCTTTCCTTAGAACAGTTGGTGTTGGGGAACTCCGCTCCAATGGGAACGGGAGATTGTTGTGCGCCCAAATTGCTCCACTATGCTGCCACGCATGGTCTCAAGCCCTTAGGAATGGCAGAGTTTTGGTGGGGGCCAACTTCGGCTGCTGGCGATAAAGTTCAAGGACAGTTCTATAGTGCTTGTGTAGAACGATGTCAGCCATTAATGGGATTTCTCCTGTCAGGAGTTTGCTCTCCAAGGCTGCAAGACTTTGAGCAGGTTCCCCCCAGAATTGGGGGGCTAGGGGGGCCAAGTGTAGAGGGTTTAACAACCCTTTACGAAGATGAATGGCTGATTGCTATTGATAAACCTGCGGGCTTGCTGTCTGTACCCGGACGCTATCGCGATCGCCAAGATAGTGTTCTCAGCCGTTTACGGTATCTCCTGCCTGACGGTGCAGCGCTTTTGCCTGTTCATCGTTTAGATCAGGAAACTTCTGGCATCTTAGTCCTGGCTCGCGACCCAGAAATGCATCGGCAATTGAGCCAACAGTTTCAAGCGCGGCAAGTGCAAAAGGTTTATGAGGTATTTGTGGCAGGAGTGGTTAGCACAGAGCAGGGTGTGATTGAGCTGCCGTTGTGGGGAGATCCTAGCGATCGCCCTTATCAAAAAGTAGATTGGCAACAGGGCAAGCCCAGCATCACTCGCTTTCGGGTTATGGGGAGAGAGGGAGATCGTACCCGTGTGGAATTCTTTCCGGTGACAGGACGAACTCATCAACTGAGGGTGCATGCGGCTGATCTTCAAGGTTTGGGGGTGCCGATATTGGGCGATCGCTTGTATGGATGCAACGCAGACACCAATCGATTACATCTGCACGCAAGAAAGCTGCGTTTTCAGCATCCTCAATCTGGCAAAACGCTACATCTAAAATCTGACACTCCTTTTTGA
- a CDS encoding trypsin-like serine protease, with the protein MQKNMLACAKALGILLFAIAPAQAITYGEPDGNRHPNVGAMMVDAGRGLRAICSGTLISPKIFLTASHCIEAAESRGITQAFVSFDSELTEGSTVFPGKMRINPGYNKSQSDTGDIGVIELDQPVTGITPAQLPTAGFFDQEAAKNGLRDKKFTAVGYGSLERQVGGGQPSFGRSNLRMVSTSSFNAINPTVLRMSQNPATGDGGACFGDSGGPNFLGTTNVVAAITVSGDSVCRATNVTYRLDTESARNFLKNYMTLP; encoded by the coding sequence GTGCAGAAGAACATGCTTGCCTGTGCCAAGGCTTTAGGAATTCTATTGTTTGCGATCGCCCCAGCCCAAGCCATCACCTACGGTGAGCCAGATGGCAACAGACATCCGAATGTAGGTGCCATGATGGTAGATGCAGGAAGGGGACTTCGGGCAATTTGTTCAGGAACACTCATTTCTCCCAAGATTTTTTTAACCGCATCCCATTGTATTGAAGCGGCTGAATCCCGTGGTATTACCCAAGCCTTTGTCTCCTTTGACTCCGAGCTGACGGAAGGTTCAACCGTCTTTCCAGGAAAAATGCGGATCAATCCGGGCTACAACAAAAGCCAATCGGATACAGGGGATATCGGCGTCATTGAGCTAGATCAACCAGTCACTGGTATCACTCCTGCTCAACTCCCGACAGCAGGTTTTTTTGACCAAGAGGCTGCCAAGAATGGTTTAAGAGATAAGAAATTTACGGCAGTAGGTTACGGTTCGCTAGAGCGGCAAGTAGGAGGCGGGCAGCCGAGTTTTGGCCGCAGCAACTTACGCATGGTTTCTACTTCCAGTTTCAATGCCATTAACCCCACAGTACTCCGCATGTCACAAAATCCAGCTACAGGAGATGGTGGTGCTTGTTTTGGCGACTCCGGCGGACCTAATTTTCTGGGTACTACAAATGTTGTCGCTGCGATAACCGTCTCTGGAGACTCCGTCTGCCGAGCTACGAATGTCACGTATCGACTGGATACAGAATCAGCTCGTAACTTCTTGAAAAACTATATGACGCTGCCTTAA
- a CDS encoding endonuclease/exonuclease/phosphatase family protein: protein MILLNLILWIVTITLLGLSLATAWWYKFWLFEIIGTGYLWFAGVTLLLWLSLFLVKPLRRKWSLQIVLAIALIFYAQFTLSWYIPKFQDMKAGGTPVTAMTYNVNYQLWETAAIVKLIRDYPADIFSLVEPTKEQAAELWNQVQDLYPHYYRATGGNLSLFSRYPIQTARTDNLKSPHHSLFATLEIAGKPVQVIVVRPPAPQNKNYFNRRNQVLRTLAAYTKQQKTPLIVMGDFNTTAWSFYLHEFTQRSRLRNAATGHGLHPTWYYATSGKATPSTHKFFQFIKIPLDHILVSPNIRVEQVATAPPSVSDHRPLIAKLRV, encoded by the coding sequence ATGATCTTGCTCAACTTGATTCTCTGGATAGTAACTATTACTCTATTGGGTCTGAGTTTGGCAACGGCTTGGTGGTATAAGTTTTGGCTTTTTGAGATTATTGGCACAGGTTACTTGTGGTTTGCGGGAGTAACACTGCTGTTATGGCTTAGTTTGTTCTTGGTCAAACCCTTACGGCGCAAGTGGAGTTTGCAAATTGTTTTGGCGATCGCACTGATCTTCTACGCTCAATTCACGCTGAGTTGGTATATCCCTAAATTTCAGGATATGAAAGCGGGTGGGACTCCTGTCACTGCTATGACTTACAACGTCAACTACCAGTTATGGGAAACAGCCGCGATCGTAAAACTAATCAGAGATTATCCTGCTGATATTTTTAGTTTGGTTGAACCGACTAAGGAGCAAGCGGCTGAGTTGTGGAATCAGGTGCAAGATTTATATCCTCACTATTACCGAGCTACGGGTGGCAATCTTAGCTTGTTTAGTCGATATCCCATTCAGACGGCAAGAACAGACAATCTCAAATCGCCCCATCATAGCCTCTTCGCCACTCTAGAGATCGCAGGCAAACCTGTTCAAGTGATTGTGGTGCGGCCTCCTGCCCCTCAAAACAAGAACTACTTCAACCGTCGCAATCAAGTGCTGCGAACCTTAGCAGCATATACAAAACAACAGAAAACACCGCTGATTGTCATGGGGGATTTCAACACAACGGCATGGTCATTCTATTTGCATGAGTTTACTCAGCGATCGCGCTTGCGGAATGCCGCTACGGGGCATGGCTTGCATCCCACCTGGTATTATGCAACCTCTGGCAAAGCAACTCCTTCAACCCACAAATTTTTCCAATTCATCAAGATTCCTCTCGACCATATCCTTGTCAGCCCTAATATCCGAGTTGAGCAGGTGGCTACAGCACCTCCCAGCGTTTCTGATCATCGTCCCCTGATCGCTAAACTCAGAGTTTGA
- a CDS encoding carotenoid oxygenase family protein: MTATSINPYLAGNFAPIRTEITVEDLPVIGELPADLNGMFVRNGPNPQFSPLGRYHWFDGDGMLHGVQIENGKASYRNRYVRTMGYEAERAAGKALWGGMLEPTPPNNPYGPVKNVANTALVWHRDRLLATWEGGVPHAITVPELDTIGPETYQGKLTSAFTAHPKVDPVTGEMLFFGYSLFQPPYLQYSIISPEGELIRTVPIDLPVGVMMHDFAITEHYTIFLDLPMEFRPERMQQGQPPLVFRRDRPSRFGILPRYGDNDSIQWFEASSCYIFHTLNAYESGDEVILLACRMSEVDVLGAADSPMHDEDDLSQDDSGAPRLYRWRFNLKTGGVHEEKLSDRTGEFPRINEHYTGRPNRYGYLAKSAQGSMPRFDGFIKYDFTTGATQIHEFGAERYGGEGVFVPRPNATAEDDGWLMTYVHDQTTDTSELVMINAQDFAGEPVARIPLPQRVPYGFHGIWVP, encoded by the coding sequence ATGACTGCTACAAGCATCAATCCCTATTTGGCTGGCAACTTTGCCCCTATCCGCACTGAGATCACAGTTGAAGACCTCCCTGTTATCGGAGAACTTCCGGCTGATCTCAACGGCATGTTTGTTCGCAACGGCCCCAACCCACAATTTTCGCCCCTCGGTCGCTACCACTGGTTTGACGGCGATGGCATGTTGCATGGTGTACAGATTGAAAATGGTAAAGCCAGCTACCGCAACCGATACGTTCGCACAATGGGATATGAAGCCGAGCGAGCAGCAGGCAAAGCTTTGTGGGGTGGTATGTTGGAACCCACACCTCCCAATAACCCCTATGGGCCTGTTAAAAACGTTGCCAATACTGCCTTGGTGTGGCATCGCGATCGCCTGCTTGCTACTTGGGAAGGGGGTGTGCCCCACGCGATCACGGTGCCTGAGCTAGATACCATCGGCCCCGAAACTTATCAAGGGAAGCTCACCTCCGCCTTTACGGCTCACCCCAAAGTAGATCCAGTGACAGGTGAGATGCTGTTCTTTGGCTACTCCCTCTTCCAGCCGCCCTACTTGCAGTACAGCATTATTTCTCCTGAAGGGGAACTTATTCGCACCGTCCCGATCGATCTTCCGGTAGGCGTGATGATGCATGACTTCGCCATCACCGAGCACTACACGATATTTCTCGATCTACCGATGGAATTTCGCCCGGAGCGAATGCAACAGGGACAGCCTCCCTTGGTATTCCGCCGCGATCGCCCCAGCCGTTTTGGCATTTTACCCCGTTATGGAGATAACGATTCGATTCAGTGGTTTGAGGCTTCCAGTTGCTATATCTTCCACACGCTCAATGCTTATGAATCCGGTGATGAGGTGATTTTACTAGCCTGTCGGATGAGCGAGGTAGATGTCCTTGGTGCTGCTGATTCACCAATGCATGATGAAGATGACCTCTCTCAGGATGACTCTGGCGCTCCTAGGCTGTACCGTTGGCGCTTCAACCTCAAAACGGGTGGTGTTCATGAAGAGAAATTAAGCGATCGCACTGGCGAATTTCCTCGAATTAACGAGCACTATACAGGCCGCCCAAACCGCTATGGTTATTTAGCTAAGAGCGCTCAGGGTTCTATGCCCCGGTTCGATGGTTTCATTAAATATGATTTCACGACTGGAGCGACTCAAATTCATGAATTTGGCGCAGAACGCTATGGCGGAGAAGGTGTCTTTGTACCCCGACCCAACGCAACGGCTGAGGATGATGGTTGGCTGATGACCTATGTGCATGACCAGACCACAGATACCTCTGAATTAGTGATGATCAACGCTCAGGATTTTGCTGGAGAACCTGTTGCCCGTATCCCTCTCCCTCAGCGAGTTCCCTACGGGTTTCATGGCATTTGGGTTCCATAA
- a CDS encoding ISH3 family transposase, whose amino-acid sequence MTTYPSSLSPAPALTDEGTLEAALDCLLASVPLNMEGGYTPQDLFEILLRAASRGDSIEHTAQRLQGTPSGNGIRYHLDKLDEMATLESQLNAALQSRIPPKICRRQHRIAIDLHLIPYYGNPSEVEAPYIYRSQAKAGTTSFFAYATVYVVCRHKRVTLGIHAVHRQETLVATLTYLLARLSPLRVRVKRLYLDRGFYSVPVIRWLKALQIPFLMPAVIRGKTGGTRQLLRGRRSYQTPYTLNSPQYGSVNCQMRVICNYYKGLKGKHGIQYTVYVLHRVKVALHQTHRHYKDRFGIETSYRIKNQCRIRTTSKNPVTRFLFVALAFVLVNLWVYLLWFFISWTQRGGRVVYRELFALKTMLEFLSQAVERHFPVITAIYLPALE is encoded by the coding sequence ATGACGACCTACCCATCTTCATTATCTCCTGCTCCCGCTTTGACCGACGAAGGGACACTGGAAGCTGCCCTTGATTGTCTACTCGCATCTGTTCCACTGAACATGGAAGGCGGATACACCCCCCAAGACCTATTCGAGATCCTGCTGCGGGCTGCCAGCCGAGGCGATAGCATCGAACACACGGCTCAACGCTTGCAAGGTACACCCAGTGGTAATGGTATCCGCTATCACTTGGATAAGTTGGATGAGATGGCCACACTGGAGAGCCAACTCAATGCGGCTCTGCAAAGCCGAATTCCACCCAAGATTTGCAGAAGGCAGCATCGCATTGCCATCGATTTACACTTAATTCCCTACTACGGCAACCCAAGTGAGGTGGAGGCTCCCTACATCTACCGCTCTCAAGCTAAAGCTGGAACTACCTCATTCTTCGCCTATGCCACAGTCTATGTTGTCTGTCGTCACAAACGTGTGACCCTAGGGATTCATGCAGTGCATCGTCAAGAAACCTTAGTGGCGACCCTGACTTATTTGCTCGCAAGGTTGAGTCCGCTGCGAGTCCGAGTCAAACGGCTTTACTTGGATCGAGGGTTCTATAGTGTCCCTGTCATCCGTTGGCTGAAGGCATTGCAGATTCCCTTCCTGATGCCTGCGGTGATTCGGGGCAAAACTGGAGGAACCCGTCAACTGCTAAGGGGACGGCGCAGCTACCAGACACCCTACACCCTCAACAGTCCCCAGTATGGTTCGGTCAACTGTCAGATGCGGGTGATTTGTAACTATTACAAAGGGCTCAAGGGCAAGCATGGGATTCAATACACTGTCTATGTACTGCACCGGGTGAAGGTTGCCCTGCACCAGACCCATCGGCATTACAAAGACCGGTTTGGCATTGAAACCAGTTACAGGATCAAGAACCAGTGTCGCATCCGCACCACGAGTAAAAATCCTGTAACCCGCTTTCTGTTTGTCGCTCTAGCGTTTGTCCTAGTCAATCTTTGGGTGTATTTGCTGTGGTTCTTTATCAGTTGGACGCAACGAGGAGGACGAGTGGTTTACCGAGAACTGTTTGCACTCAAGACAATGCTGGAGTTCCTATCCCAAGCAGTGGAGCGGCATTTTCCAGTCATCACAGCAATCTACTTACCCGCTCTGGAATGA
- a CDS encoding helix-turn-helix transcriptional regulator: MQKVSSPPSTLTAAGFHALSDPLRLQVLDLLRSQELCVCDLCEALAVSQSKLSFHLKTLKEAQLVQARQEGRWIYYSLNLPQFVVLEQHLSEFRRFSPILPARSCRDNA; encoded by the coding sequence ATGCAAAAAGTATCATCTCCGCCTTCCACTTTGACCGCTGCTGGTTTTCATGCCCTTTCCGATCCGCTGCGTCTCCAGGTTTTGGATTTGCTCAGAAGCCAAGAGCTTTGCGTTTGCGATCTCTGTGAAGCTTTGGCAGTCAGCCAATCCAAGCTATCTTTTCATCTGAAAACGTTGAAGGAGGCGCAGCTTGTCCAAGCAAGGCAGGAGGGACGCTGGATTTACTACAGTCTCAACTTGCCTCAGTTCGTAGTTTTAGAGCAACACCTATCCGAGTTTCGTCGTTTCAGCCCGATCTTACCTGCTCGCAGTTGCCGAGATAACGCCTAA